A segment of the Serratia fonticola genome:
GCAAATCTACGACAATCCACAAACCTATTGGGAAGCCTATGAAATGGCCGAAAAATTGGTGGATATTGAAGAAGGCTTTCATCTATGGCGTTTTCGTCATATGAAAACGGTAGAGCGGATCATCGGTTTTAAAACGGGAACCGGCGGTTCCAGCGGCGTCAGCTTCTTGAAAAAGGCATTGGAACTGACCTTTTTCCCGGAGTTGTTGGACGTGCGCACCGAAATTGGTGCCTAAAAGTTCAGTGGAGAGATAATGATGGATGTGAGAATCGAGCAGAAATCAGCAGAGAAAGTGGTTGGGTTACGGGTGACCGGACCTTACGCACAATCGATTCCGCCGGGATGTCAGCGTCTGATGGCCTGGCATAAGCAGCATGCGCTGCCGCCGGGGAAATGGCTGGTTCTGTATTGGGATGATCCGGCGGAGGTGGCTCCGCAGAGATTGCGGGCCGATGTGGTGTTTACCGTTGCCGACGATTTTACCTTGCCAGCAGGTAGCGAAGGAATGAGTATCCAAACCCTGCCCGCAGGGGAGTATGCGATTTATCACGTACGTATCACCGATGGCGATTTTGAAACCGCTTGGGGTAATTTCTATCAGAAGGCGTTGCCAGCCAGCGGTTATCAACCCATTGATGGCGTTTGCTACGAGCATTATCTGAATGACGGTGAGGCTGATGGCTATTTTGATGTGGAGATTTATCAGACGGTAAAGAAAGCCTGATCGGTCGCCTGAAGGTTCAGGGCGCAGCGTGCGCCCTGAGTACCGACCTATTCTTGAGCTACGCGAATAACCAGTTTGCCGAAGTTTTTCCCTTGCAGCAGACCGAAAAATGCCTGAGGTGCGTTTTCCAGCCCGTCGACGACATCTTCACGGAATTTGATCTTACCTTGGCTGAGCCATTCCCCCATCTGGTGTAAAAATTCGCCGAAGTGGGAGGCGTAATCATCAAAAATGATAAAACCTTGCATTTTGATCCGTTTGCGCAGGATCAGGCTTTGTAACAGCGCCAATCGATCTGGGCCATCCGGCAAGTCTGTTGCGTTATATTGGGCGATTATGCCGCAAACAGGGATACGGGCTTTAGCATTCAACAGCGGGATCACCGCATCGAATACTGCACCGCCGACGTTTTCATAGTAAATATCGATCCCCTGCGGGCAAGCCGCAGCCAGCTGTGCCGGAAAATCAGCAGAGCGGTGATCGATACAGGCATCAAAGCCCAGTTCCTCGACCACATAGCGGCATTTTTCAGCGCCACCAGCCACACCAACTACCCGGCAGCCTTTCAACTTGGCAACTTGGCCGACTACCGAACCAACGGCACCACTGGCGGCGGCAACAACGACGGTCTCTCCCGGTTGCGGTTGGCCGATATCTAACAGCCCCATATAGGCAGTAAAGCCAGGCATGCCCAGTACGCCAAGCAAGCGGGAGGGGTGTTCCAGTTTGGCACCCAGGTTACGTAGTCCTGTACCATCCGACAGCGCATACTCCTGCCAACCGTCATAGCCTAACACCCAGTCCCCTGGCTTATAATCAGGATGCTGTGAAGCCTGAACGCGGGATACCGTGCCACCGACCATCACCTGACCGATCTGCACGGGGGGCGCATAGGAAGGCGCATCGCTCATGCGGCCTCGCATATATGGGTCTAGAGAAAGATAAATCGTTCGTAACAAAACCTGGCCAGCGGCGGGTTGAGGGATAGGTGCAGTTTCCAGGCGAAAATTCTCTGCCTTTGGCTCCCCATGTGGGCGTGAGGCTAAGACAAAGCGGCGGTTATATTGTGGCTGGGACATCAGTTTCTCCTTGGCGACAAACTTGAGCTGTTAGCAGTATCCCATTGACGTTTGGGAATACCACCTAGTCTAGTCAATAGAGCGGGAAGGAAAATAACGTTATGTGCGCACTCAGACAATGGCGCTCCGTGACCAGATGTTGCCCTTGTTGAAAAATATTGCTGATGCTGGATCGGGGAGAGACTCGGTCCACCACTTCTATTGTGTGGGAAAGTAACCGTTCAGCTGTTTTTATAAATGATAGGTTACGGTGATAATCATAAAGAGGTATAGAAAGCAAAAAGGCCAACAGAAGTGGAAGGTAGAATTAATACAATGGCGGAATTAATTCATTTCCGCTCAAATTTTTTTGATTATCTCTACTAAATACGGATTTTTCTCGGGCAGGTAATGACGTTATGACGATCTTATTTTATATAGAAAACTAAGTAATAGCAGCCAGCGCAAGGCAATAAAAACGGGTATCGAATGCTAAAGCGGAACGATCAGGACATCGGTACTGCTGGTATTAATAAAGCGGGCTGCGGAGCAGGCCACTTTGCTCATCATGCTGTTACTATGGTTGCCGCAGATAACCAGGTCAAAAGGTTGCTGCTGGTTGGCATAGGTGAGACAGTCGCCCAGTTCACCATGAATAATCCGGGTGGCGGCGATAGGGTAGTTAGCTTTTAGGCGCAACTCTTCCAAAAATAACAGCGTTTCTTCTTCCATTAAGGCACGCAGATCGCCCAGCATTAGGCCGGTATAGATCTCGGGATTGGCAATCATACTGACCAGCGTGATCTGTCCGTTATAAGGGCGAACGATGGAAACGGCTCTTTCTACCAGTTGATGGCTGTCTGCTGCGACGGCAACTGCAACCAACACGTTTTGGTATGCCATGATCTACTCCTGTTACGGGTTTTACTGCTAAAAGGGTAGAACTTTGCGGGAGCCATAAATGTGTTTCATGTCACGCGCAACGGTAAATCTCAGGCGAGAGTACATGTTTCGCCATAAAAGATAAAAAGGTGCGCGTATCGCGAGGTTAAAGCACCTGAGCCCACAGTGACTTTGGCACTTTGCCAAGGTCGAACAGCTTGCCGGAGACCAGTTCTGCGCGTCGATGGTCGGCGGCACGGTACATGTTGCTCATTTCGTTGTGGTCAGTCAGTGAGTAATTGAGCTTGTCATAGACTTTTTCTAGGCTGTCTAAACTGGAACATTTGCGGAATGTCATCAGGTAATCGATGGTACTCGTCATGGTTGAAATATAGCCTGTTAATAGTTTTAGATCGTAAATAAAAAGCATCACATGCGTGTAGAGAAAGCCGTTGGCAGGGATGCGCCGTTTGATAAAGGAATAAAAACAAAAAAGATTACATTGCGTCTAAATAACCCCAAATAGGCACATGAACGCTACGTGAATGATAATATGTGCTGCGCATCTCGGCAATATTTCTGAACATATAAAAGACTAATTAGGGTTAATCTTAACATGCCTTACCTTAGACGCTGATGCGATTGAGTCACTCGCTGCTATTTTCATAACAGGTGAGAAGTCCGAACGCCAATCCAGAGAAACGAAAGTAAATGGTATCGAATCTGGTTTACATCTCCAAGCTTGAAGGCTGAAATTTGCGGTGTTGCTGGGGAGATGTTCAAAAAAATTGTTTAAGATGTTTAAAAGCTAAGCGATGAAATTTTTTTTGGCTAACAAACGGACAAAATAATAAGGTCAGAGCGTTTTATTCTATTTTACAGAAATCGATGCGGAAGATTAAGAATTTTACCTAAAAAAGGATGGGGTAAGATGAATAATAATAGAGTCGATAATTAGATCTAAAGGCCGGAATTCCGGTGTCAACAGACAGTTTATTTTTAGTTTTCTAGGAAACTTCTCTATCGCATTTAAGTAATAATCTTATTTTTGAAATATATCGTTACTTCTATTTACTTGTTAATGAGTAAAATATGACGTCTTACCCAAAGAAAGCTCGCCTGTAGAAATTTGAAACAGCCGTTATCATTAGGTTTAAGTTTAATCTGGGGCTTGGAAGCGGCGGCAGGTTCTCATCGAGCCCTTATCCATTGTCGTTGTTTTATGATGATATTAAGTATTTTAGACTGACTTGTACCGGTGTTAGCGGATTTTTGTTCTGTGATTTCACTTTGGTAAAGGTTTTGTTCGAATTGATCTAAAAAAATGGCTTTTTTGGCTTATAAACATTGTTTTTAAGACGTTTTTTTACTTCGGTGCGATTTTTGAGCTAACATATGGTTAAGAAATGCACGAAATATGCGTCATTTTAAGGGGTTTTTTTTTATTTTTGTGACTTATGTAGCATTTTTTTTAAAATTGCCTATATCTTACGTTGTGTGGCCTAAGGGTTCAGGGGTAGAGTTGCGCTGTATTAGGAATAATCTTATTATTTTTGTAAAATAGTTTCATTGTGAAAACACACTTAGAAGCAGGATGCTGTATATCTATACACGTTGGTTTACACACGTATCAAATACTGAGTAGCAACCCGAATTGAGTATAGCCGCAAGGTTATAGCGGCTGGCATTCAGGGATTTTCTTGCCAGCCTTGGGAATAAACCCAGGTCACGGGCGATAAATTTATCACCCAGCGTATGTTTTTAAACATAGTCTGTCGGGATGGGAATATGGGTACGTCTGAATTACTTAAACATATTTATGACATCAATTTGTCATATTTGCTTCTAGCACAGCGTCTGATTAACGATGAGAAAGCGTCCGCAATGTTCCGTTTGGGCATCGATGAAACTATGGCTGATACCTTGTCACAACTCACGTTGCCACAAATGGTCAAATTGGCTGAAACCAACCAATTGGTCTGCCATTTCCGTTTCACCGATCACAATACTATCGAATGTCTGACCAAAGAATCCCGTGTTGATGATTTGCAACAAATCCATACCGGCATTTTGTTATCAAGTCATTTGCTGAAACAGCTAGCGGGTAAAGACGGTAGTGTGACGAAGAAAAGAGCCTGATGATGAGTGAGAAAAGTATTGTTCAGGAAGCCAAAGACATTCAACTCGCTATGGAGTTGATCACGTTGGGGGCTCGCTTGCAGATGCTGGAAAGCGAAACGCAACTTAGCCGTGGGCGTTTGATCAAATTGTACAAGGAATTACGGGGGAGTCCGCCGCCAAAGGGAATGCTGCCCTTTTCTACCGACTGGTTTATGACCTGGGAACATAACATCCATTCGTCGATGTTTTATAACGCCTACCAGTTCTTGCTGAAATGCGGGCAATGTCAGGGTGTGGAGGCCGTGGTTAAAGCCTATCGCCTGTATCTGGAGCAGTGCCCGCAGCAACCTGATGAGCCGCCTTTGCTGGCGTTGACCCGCGCCTGGACGCTGGTGCGTTTTGTCGATAGTGGAATGCTGCAACTTTCCGCCTGCAACTGCTGTGGCGGCACGTTTATTACTCATGCTCATCAACCGCTCAACAGCTTTGTCTGCAGTTTATGCCAGCCTCCTTCCCGCGCAGTAAAAAAACGTAAACTTTCGCCGCAACTGGCCGATATTATTCCACAACTGCTGGACGAGCAGGTTAAACGCGCGGTCTGAGCCCGTTTTTCAGGCTCATTGAAAACACAGACTGGTGAAAAGCAAGAGCCCGGAACTCCGGGCTCCTTGGTGCGGCCCGTGCTGTACCTCTGCAATTCACCCGCGCTGACCCACCTTCCATCCACATTGTGAATTTAAGGAATACGTGTGCTAGTTATTTTGGGTTATCTCGTGGTATTGGGTGCGGTGTTTGGCGGCTACATGATTGTAGGGGGCCACCTTGGCGCACTCTATCAGCCGGCAGAATTCCTGATCATCGGCGGGGCTGGTGTAGGCGCTTTTATCGTTGGTAACAATGGTAAAGCGATCAAATCTACCTTGCGCGCTATTCCCAAGCTGATGCGCCGCTCAAAATACAGCAAAGATCTGTATATGGATCTGATGGCATTACTCTTCCGCTTACTGGCCAAATCTCGCCAACAGGGCATGTTGTCGCTTGAGCGCGATATCGATAATCCACAGGAAAGCGAAATTTTTTCTAATTATCCGCGCATTCTTGCCGATAACCATTTGGTGGAATTTATTACCGATTATTTACGGCTAATGGTGAGCGGCAACATGAACGCATTTGAGATTGAAGCGTTGATGGATGAAGAGATCGAAACCTTCGAACAGGAAAGCGAGGTACCTGCAGGCAGCCTGACCATGGTGGGGGATTCGTTGCCTGCCTTTGGTATTGTCGCCGCCGTAATGGGCGTGGTACATGCCTTGGCCTCGGCCGATCGGCCCGCCGCTGAGTTGGGAGCGTTGATTGCTAATGCGATGGTCGGTACGTTCCTTGGCATTCTGCTGGCCTACGGATTTATCTCGCCATTGGCCACGTTGCTGCGCCAGAAAAGTGCTGAAACCACCAAGATGATGCAGTGTGTCAAAGTCACTTTACTGTCTAGCCTGAATGGCTATGCGCCGCAGATCGCGGTCGAGTTTGGCCGCAAAACGCTGTACACCACGGAGCGTCCTTCCTTCATTGAGCTGGAAGAGCATGTGCGCCGAGTGAAAGCTCCGGCACATCAGGAGACGGAAGAACAAGACGCATGAAGCAGAATCACCCGGTTATTCTGGTCCGAAAGCGTAAGTCCCATCATGCCGCCCATCACGGCGGTTCCTGGAAAATCGCGTACGCCGATTTTATGACGGCGATGATGGCGTTTTTTCTGGTGATGTGGCTGCTGGCGATTGCCAGCCCGCAAGAGTTGACGCAGATAGCTGAATATTTCCGTACTCCGCTGAAAGTGGCGTTGACCAGTGGTAACAAGAGCAGCTCAGAGAGCAGCCCGATCCCGGGGGGCGGTGACGATCCGACTCATCAGGAAGGGCTGGTGAAAAAACAGGTGGATTCTCAGGAGACACGGGCGGAAGAAAGGCGCCTGAATAAGCTGCGGGAACAGCTCGATGAGCTGATTGAATCGGATCCGCGCCTGAAAGTATTACGACCCCATCTGATGATCAACATGATGGACGAAGGGTTACGCATCCAGATTATCGATAGCCAGAATCGACCGATGTTCAAGACCGGCAGTGCGCAGGTGGAGAGCTATATGCGCGATATCCTGCGTGCGATAGCGCCGATCCTGAATGATTTGCCCAACAAGATCAGTCTGTCTGGGCATACTGACGATCTGCCGTATGCCACCGGAGAACGCTATTACAGCAACTGGGAGCTTTCCGCCGATCGTGCCAATGCTTCGCGGCGCGAACTGATCGCGGGTGGGTTGGCTGAAGGGAAGGTGTTGCGCGTGGTGGGCATGGCATCGACCATGAGTCTGAAACAACACGGTGCAGACGATGCGATCAACCGGCGTATTACTCTTTTGGTGCTGAATAAACAAACCCAGCAGGGCATCGAGCAAGAAAATGCCGAAAGTAACGCAACGGAAATCAAACAACCGGACAGCATGAAACAATGGGTGCCGCCCGTGGCGGCACCCGCGGTAGCAACACCAGCAACGCCAGCAATACCAGTAACATCAGCACCTCCGGCACCGGTCACGACTCCATTGTCGGCTCCGGCTGCCGCGTTGCCCGCCGTGGAAACCGTGCCTGAGCGGCCTGCAACGCCGGTGCCTGCTACCGCATCTGGGCCTACTACGGCTATTCCGGCGGCCCCTTCCGCTACGCCACCGACTAACAGCGACTCACAGCAGAGGTGACACCGTGAGCATGGATATAAGCGCTTTTTATCAGACCTTCTTTGATGAGGCAGACGAGCTGCTGGCCGATATGGAGCAACATCTGCTGGAGCTGGATCCACTGGCTCCGGATATTGAGCCACTGAATGCGATATTTCGCGCTGCTCATTCGATCAAGGGAGGGGCCGCAACTTTCGGCTTCAGCGTTTTGCAGGAAACCACCCACCTGCTCGAGAATTTGCTGGATGGTGCACGGCGTCATGAAATGAGCCTGAGCACCGAGATTATCAACCTGTTTCTGGAAACCAAAGACATTATGCAGGAGCAACTGGACGCCTATAAAACGTCGCAACAACCTGATGCCGAGAGCTTTGAATATATCTGTCAGGCACTGCGGCAACTGGCTTTGGAAGCACGACAGCAGGATGGCGCTATTGTCACCCCGGATGAAGACACCCCCTCAGAGGCAGAGGTGGCCGCACCCGCAAAGAGCGAAGAAGGCATGCGTATCAGCTTAAGCAACCTGAAGCCGAGCGAAATTCCGCTGATGCTGGAAGAGTTGGGCAATCTGGGGGAGGTTAAAAACTCGCACCAGACCGAGAATAGCCTGGAAGTCACCTTGCTGACCTCGGCCAGCGAAGACGATATCAGCGCGGTACTGTGTTTTGTGCTGGAGCCGGAACAGATTGCTTTCTCTACGCCACCACAGGCCATACCCCAGGCGGCAGTTAGCGTGACAGAACCTGAGCCCGTAACGGCGCCACAGCCAGCGGCCGTGGCCAAGCCGGTTGTGGCTGCGCCAACGGCTGAAGCGCCGAAGGTCAGAGCCAAGGCCAGTGAGTCTACCAGCATCCGCGTGGCGGTTGAAAAGGTGGACCAACTGATCAATCTGGTGGGGGAACTGGTGATCACCCAGTCCATGCTCGCTCAACGTTCCGGCACGCTGGATCCGGTCAATCATGGCGATCTGCTCAATAGCATGAGCCAGTTGGAGCGCAATGCCCGTGACTTGCAAGAATCGGTGATGTCGATCCGCATGATGCCGATGGAGTATGTCTTCAGCCGTTTCCCGCGTTTGGTGCGCGATCTGGCCAGCAAGTTGGATAAGCAGGTGGAGCTAACCTTGAAAGGCAGTTCTACCGAGCTGGATAAGAGCCTGATTGAACGCATTATCGATCCGCTGACGCACCTGGTACGCAATAGCCTCGATCATGGTATTGAAGAACCGGCCGTCCGTGTGGCAGCCGGGAAATCTGAAGTGGGTAACCTGATCCTGTCGGCAGAGCACCAGGGCGGTAATATCTGCATTGAGGTTACCGATGATGGCGCGGGCCTCAATCGCCAGAAAATCCTCGCCAAGGCTGCTTCGCAAGGGTTGCCGGTAAACGAAAGCATGAGCGATGAAGAAGTCGGTATGCTGATTTTTGCTCCGGGATTCTCCACCGCAGAGCAGGTGACGGACGTTTCCGGTCGCGGCGTGGGGATGGACGTCGTGAAGCGAAATATTCAGGAAATGGGCGGCCACGTTGAAATTCACTCCCAGGCCGGTAAAGGCACGTCAATCCGCATTCTGCTGCCATTAACGTTGGCAATCCTCGATGGTATGTCGGTCAAGGTGAATGAAGAGGTCTTTATTCTGCCCTTGAATGCCGTGATGGAATCATTACAGCCGCTGGCAGAGGATTTACATCCGTTAGCGGGGGGAGAGCGTGTCTTGCAAGTGCGTGGTGAATATCTGCCTCTGGTTGAACTGTTCCGCATATTTGACGTTGAGGGCGCAAAGACCGAGGCCACTCAGGGCATTGTTGTGATCCTGCAGAGCGCCGGGCGCCGCTATGCGCTGCTGGTAGATCAATTGATTGGACAGCATCAGGTGGTAGTGAAGAATCTGGAAAGTAATTACCGCAAGGTACCAGGTATTTCTGCTGCCACTATTTTAGGGGATGGTAGCGTGGCGTTGATTGTGGATGTTTCGGCGCTGCAAACCCTAAACCGTGAAAAGCGTCTGACGGACGTCGCCGCATAATTATTAACCGACTGATTTAAAGGTGATCTAAATGGCAGGACTTGCAGCCGTCAGCAAACTGGCTGGCGAAACGGTAGGTCAGGAGTTCCTGATTTTTACCTTGGGTAATGAAGAGTATGGCATTGATATCCTCAAGGTTCAGGAGATCCGCGGTTACGATCAGGTCACGCGTATCGCCAACACCCCCGCCTTTATCAAAGGGGTGACCAATCTGCGCGGTGTGATTGTGCCGATTATCGATCTGCGCGTGAAGTTTGCGCAGCAGGATGTTTCTTACGATGAAAACACCGTGGTGATCGTACTGAATTTTGGTCAGCGCGTGGTGGGGATCGTGGTAGATGGCGTGTCCGATGTGTTGTCGCTGACTACCGAACAGATCCGTCCGGCCCCGGAGTTTGCCGTCACGTTGGCAACGGAATACCTCACTGGGTTGGGGTCGCTGGGTGAGCGCATGCTGATCCTGGTCGATATCGAGAAACTGCTGAGCAGCGAAGAGATGTCGTTGGTCGACAGCGTAGCGAAGAGCGCCTGATCGCCTGCTGCTAATATATTCCCTCTCCATTGTGGGAGGGGATCCTCCCTTTTGCCGCATGTTTCGCCTTACTGAAAAATAGTTAGTCCTTTCCCATAAAGATCTCTTCAGTCACGCCGATAACTCTTCCAGTTAACGTACACAGCGTTTGTCTGTGCGGGCTTCCAAGAAGGGTAAACATGTTTAATCGTATGAAGGTGGTCACCAGCCTATTGCTGGTACTGGTGTTATTTGGTGCCTTGCAGCTGATTTCCGGCGGGTTGTTTTTCTCATCACTGAAAGATAATAAAGAAAATTTTGCCGTACTACAGACTATCCGACAGCAGCAGTCAGAACTGAATGAAAGCTGGGTTAACCTGCTGCACACCCGCAATACCCTTAACCGTGCCGGTATTCGTTACATGATGGATGCCAATAAAATCGGCAGCGGAGCCAGCGTTAACGATTTACTGGCCTCCGCGAAAAGTGCGCTGAGCGCAGCAGAGCAACATTATGCCGCTTATGAAAAAATCCCGCTGGATGCTCGCCAGGATAGCGAGGCGGCGGAGAAGCTCAAACAGCATTACACCATTTTGCATGATGCCTTGGCGGAACTGATACAACTGCTGAGCAGCGGTAAGATCAACGAATTCTTCGACCAACCAACCCAAAGTTATCAGGATGGATTTGAGCAGGTTTATAACAACTATCTCCAGCAAAACGACAAGCTCTATCAACATGCGGTAGATGCTGGCAATAGTTCTTTCACTTTCGCTCTCTGGACGTTGGGTGTCGTACTGCTGGTAGTCCTGGCGGTGATCGTGCTGGTCTGGTTGGGTATCCATCAAATTCTGGTGCGCCCGCTTAATCGCCTGATTGAACATATCAAACTGATTGCATCAGGCGATCTTACACAACCGATCGACGTCGGCAGCCGTAATGAAATGGGCGTGCTGGCTGCCAGCCTCAAGCACATGCAAGGTGAGCTGATTGAAACCGTCAGCGGTGTGCGTCAGGGGGCCGATGCCATTTATAGCGGTGCCTCTGAGATTGCTGCGGGTAATAACGATCTCTCTTCCCGTACCGAACAACAGGCTGCGTCATTGGAGGAAACGGCGGCCAGCATGGAACAGTTAACCGCTACGGTGAAACAGAATGCCGAAAATGCCCGCCAGGCCAGCCAATTGGCACTGAGTGCTTCGGAAACAGCGCAGAAAGGCGGCAAAGTGGTGGCCAATGTGGTGCAAACCATGCATGACATTGCCGGCAGCTCTCAGAAAATTGCCGATATTACCAGTGTGATCGACGGCATCGCTTTCCAGACCAACATTCTGGCGCTGAATGCGGCGGTAGAAGCGGCACGTGCCGGTGAGCAGGGGCGAGGTTTTGCCGTGGTCGCCGGAGAGGTGCGTAACCTGGCAAGCCGCAGTGCGCAGGCAGCAAAAGAGATCAAAGGCCTGATTGAAGATTCTGTCAGCCGCGTGGATATGGGCTCGGTACTGGTGGAAAGCGCCGGGGAGACCATGGGCGATATCGTCAGTGCCGTTACCCGCGTCACCGACATCATGGGTGAAATCGCCTCTGCCTCCGATGAACAAAGCCGTGGTATCGATCAGGTGGGGCAGGCCGTAGCCGAAATGGATCGCGTGACCCAGCAAAATGCTTCATTGGTGGAAGAGTCTGCCTCTGCCGCCGCCGCCCTCGAGGAGCAGGCCAGCATGTTGACCCAATCCGTCGCCGTCTTCCGGTTGAAAGTGGAAGGTCAGGGGGAGTTTAAAGC
Coding sequences within it:
- the flhC gene encoding flagellar transcriptional regulator FlhC — protein: MMSEKSIVQEAKDIQLAMELITLGARLQMLESETQLSRGRLIKLYKELRGSPPPKGMLPFSTDWFMTWEHNIHSSMFYNAYQFLLKCGQCQGVEAVVKAYRLYLEQCPQQPDEPPLLALTRAWTLVRFVDSGMLQLSACNCCGGTFITHAHQPLNSFVCSLCQPPSRAVKKRKLSPQLADIIPQLLDEQVKRAV
- the ydgT gene encoding transcription modulator YdgT, with product MTSTIDYLMTFRKCSSLDSLEKVYDKLNYSLTDHNEMSNMYRAADHRRAELVSGKLFDLGKVPKSLWAQVL
- the motA gene encoding flagellar motor stator protein MotA, producing the protein MLVILGYLVVLGAVFGGYMIVGGHLGALYQPAEFLIIGGAGVGAFIVGNNGKAIKSTLRAIPKLMRRSKYSKDLYMDLMALLFRLLAKSRQQGMLSLERDIDNPQESEIFSNYPRILADNHLVEFITDYLRLMVSGNMNAFEIEALMDEEIETFEQESEVPAGSLTMVGDSLPAFGIVAAVMGVVHALASADRPAAELGALIANAMVGTFLGILLAYGFISPLATLLRQKSAETTKMMQCVKVTLLSSLNGYAPQIAVEFGRKTLYTTERPSFIELEEHVRRVKAPAHQETEEQDA
- a CDS encoding NADP-dependent oxidoreductase; the encoded protein is MSQPQYNRRFVLASRPHGEPKAENFRLETAPIPQPAAGQVLLRTIYLSLDPYMRGRMSDAPSYAPPVQIGQVMVGGTVSRVQASQHPDYKPGDWVLGYDGWQEYALSDGTGLRNLGAKLEHPSRLLGVLGMPGFTAYMGLLDIGQPQPGETVVVAAASGAVGSVVGQVAKLKGCRVVGVAGGAEKCRYVVEELGFDACIDHRSADFPAQLAAACPQGIDIYYENVGGAVFDAVIPLLNAKARIPVCGIIAQYNATDLPDGPDRLALLQSLILRKRIKMQGFIIFDDYASHFGEFLHQMGEWLSQGKIKFREDVVDGLENAPQAFFGLLQGKNFGKLVIRVAQE
- the flhD gene encoding flagellar transcriptional regulator FlhD, whose protein sequence is MGTSELLKHIYDINLSYLLLAQRLINDEKASAMFRLGIDETMADTLSQLTLPQMVKLAETNQLVCHFRFTDHNTIECLTKESRVDDLQQIHTGILLSSHLLKQLAGKDGSVTKKRA
- the cheA gene encoding chemotaxis protein CheA; the protein is MSMDISAFYQTFFDEADELLADMEQHLLELDPLAPDIEPLNAIFRAAHSIKGGAATFGFSVLQETTHLLENLLDGARRHEMSLSTEIINLFLETKDIMQEQLDAYKTSQQPDAESFEYICQALRQLALEARQQDGAIVTPDEDTPSEAEVAAPAKSEEGMRISLSNLKPSEIPLMLEELGNLGEVKNSHQTENSLEVTLLTSASEDDISAVLCFVLEPEQIAFSTPPQAIPQAAVSVTEPEPVTAPQPAAVAKPVVAAPTAEAPKVRAKASESTSIRVAVEKVDQLINLVGELVITQSMLAQRSGTLDPVNHGDLLNSMSQLERNARDLQESVMSIRMMPMEYVFSRFPRLVRDLASKLDKQVELTLKGSSTELDKSLIERIIDPLTHLVRNSLDHGIEEPAVRVAAGKSEVGNLILSAEHQGGNICIEVTDDGAGLNRQKILAKAASQGLPVNESMSDEEVGMLIFAPGFSTAEQVTDVSGRGVGMDVVKRNIQEMGGHVEIHSQAGKGTSIRILLPLTLAILDGMSVKVNEEVFILPLNAVMESLQPLAEDLHPLAGGERVLQVRGEYLPLVELFRIFDVEGAKTEATQGIVVILQSAGRRYALLVDQLIGQHQVVVKNLESNYRKVPGISAATILGDGSVALIVDVSALQTLNREKRLTDVAA
- the uspC gene encoding universal stress protein UspC — its product is MAYQNVLVAVAVAADSHQLVERAVSIVRPYNGQITLVSMIANPEIYTGLMLGDLRALMEEETLLFLEELRLKANYPIAATRIIHGELGDCLTYANQQQPFDLVICGNHSNSMMSKVACSAARFINTSSTDVLIVPL
- the sbmC gene encoding DNA gyrase inhibitor SbmC — translated: MDVRIEQKSAEKVVGLRVTGPYAQSIPPGCQRLMAWHKQHALPPGKWLVLYWDDPAEVAPQRLRADVVFTVADDFTLPAGSEGMSIQTLPAGEYAIYHVRITDGDFETAWGNFYQKALPASGYQPIDGVCYEHYLNDGEADGYFDVEIYQTVKKA
- the cheW gene encoding chemotaxis protein CheW, with the protein product MAGLAAVSKLAGETVGQEFLIFTLGNEEYGIDILKVQEIRGYDQVTRIANTPAFIKGVTNLRGVIVPIIDLRVKFAQQDVSYDENTVVIVLNFGQRVVGIVVDGVSDVLSLTTEQIRPAPEFAVTLATEYLTGLGSLGERMLILVDIEKLLSSEEMSLVDSVAKSA
- the motB gene encoding flagellar motor protein MotB: MKQNHPVILVRKRKSHHAAHHGGSWKIAYADFMTAMMAFFLVMWLLAIASPQELTQIAEYFRTPLKVALTSGNKSSSESSPIPGGGDDPTHQEGLVKKQVDSQETRAEERRLNKLREQLDELIESDPRLKVLRPHLMINMMDEGLRIQIIDSQNRPMFKTGSAQVESYMRDILRAIAPILNDLPNKISLSGHTDDLPYATGERYYSNWELSADRANASRRELIAGGLAEGKVLRVVGMASTMSLKQHGADDAINRRITLLVLNKQTQQGIEQENAESNATEIKQPDSMKQWVPPVAAPAVATPATPAIPVTSAPPAPVTTPLSAPAAALPAVETVPERPATPVPATASGPTTAIPAAPSATPPTNSDSQQR
- the tsr gene encoding methyl-accepting chemotaxis protein, producing the protein MFNRMKVVTSLLLVLVLFGALQLISGGLFFSSLKDNKENFAVLQTIRQQQSELNESWVNLLHTRNTLNRAGIRYMMDANKIGSGASVNDLLASAKSALSAAEQHYAAYEKIPLDARQDSEAAEKLKQHYTILHDALAELIQLLSSGKINEFFDQPTQSYQDGFEQVYNNYLQQNDKLYQHAVDAGNSSFTFALWTLGVVLLVVLAVIVLVWLGIHQILVRPLNRLIEHIKLIASGDLTQPIDVGSRNEMGVLAASLKHMQGELIETVSGVRQGADAIYSGASEIAAGNNDLSSRTEQQAASLEETAASMEQLTATVKQNAENARQASQLALSASETAQKGGKVVANVVQTMHDIAGSSQKIADITSVIDGIAFQTNILALNAAVEAARAGEQGRGFAVVAGEVRNLASRSAQAAKEIKGLIEDSVSRVDMGSVLVESAGETMGDIVSAVTRVTDIMGEIASASDEQSRGIDQVGQAVAEMDRVTQQNASLVEESASAAAALEEQASMLTQSVAVFRLKVEGQGEFKAPVSKVVTPVINHKKMNASDLQENWETF